One stretch of Sinomonas terrae DNA includes these proteins:
- the gyrA gene encoding DNA gyrase subunit A — MSDETPETPGIGPDGMPTGPLAEGALIDRVEQVDLQTEMQRSYLDYAMAVIVGRALPDVRDGLKPVHRRVLYAMFDGGYRPDRGFNKCARVVGDVMGTYHPHGDMAIYDALVRLIQDWVMRYPLALGQGNFGSPGNDGAAAPRYTETKMAPLAMEMVRDIDEETVDFQDNYDGKNQEPTILPARFPNLLVNGSSGIAVGMATNIPPHNLREVADGVQWYLQNPEATREELLEALLQRIKGPDFPSGATILGHRGIEDAYRTGRGSITMRAVVNVEEIQGRTCLVVTELPYMANPDNLAMKIAELVKDGKLHGIADLRDETSGRTGQRLVIVLKRDAVAKVVLNNLYKHTQLQDNFPANMLAIVDGVPRTLSLDAFVRHWVTHQIDVIVRRTQFRLRKAEEEIHILRGLLKALDMLDEVIALIRRSPTVEEARDGLMALLEIDELQARAILDMQLRRLAALERQKIQDRNDELEAQIAEYRQILADPARQRAIISEELGTIVEKYGDDRRTRILAGFDGEMSVEDLIPEEEMVVTITRGGYVKRTRSDQYRQQGRGGKGVRGAQLRGDDVVEHFFVTTTHHWLLFFTNLGRVYRAKAYELAEGGRDAKGQHVANVLAFQPDEHIAQVLDLRDYQQAPYLVLATKGGLVKKTRLEDYDTNRTAGVIAINLRDGDELVSAQLVSETDDLMLVSRHGQSVRFTADDDALRPMGRATSGVTGMKFRDDDELLAANVVQEDSYVFIVTEAGYAKKTAVDEYRRQGRGGLGIKVGKYQEGRGHLMGALIVNDEDEVLVVMEGGKVVRSAVSGVPATGRDTMGVIFARPDDGDRIIAVARNTERGLTEAVEGEVVDAEIEPVDDSEQAQDAVTLTGDSVENPGGNE, encoded by the coding sequence ATGAGCGACGAGACTCCCGAGACCCCAGGCATCGGACCGGACGGCATGCCCACCGGACCGCTCGCCGAGGGAGCCCTCATCGACCGCGTCGAGCAGGTGGACCTGCAGACCGAAATGCAGCGTTCGTACCTCGACTACGCGATGGCGGTCATCGTCGGGCGCGCGCTGCCCGACGTGCGCGACGGCCTCAAGCCCGTCCACCGCCGAGTCCTGTACGCGATGTTCGACGGCGGCTACCGCCCCGACCGCGGGTTCAACAAGTGCGCCCGCGTCGTCGGCGACGTCATGGGCACGTACCACCCACACGGCGACATGGCGATCTACGACGCCCTCGTGCGCCTCATCCAGGACTGGGTCATGCGGTACCCGCTCGCGCTCGGCCAGGGGAATTTCGGTTCCCCGGGCAACGACGGCGCGGCGGCCCCTCGGTACACCGAGACCAAGATGGCGCCCCTTGCCATGGAAATGGTCCGGGACATCGACGAGGAGACCGTCGACTTCCAGGACAACTACGACGGCAAGAACCAGGAACCGACCATCCTGCCGGCCCGGTTCCCGAACCTGCTCGTCAACGGCTCGTCGGGCATCGCCGTCGGCATGGCCACGAACATCCCGCCGCACAACCTTCGGGAGGTGGCTGACGGCGTTCAGTGGTACCTGCAGAACCCGGAGGCCACGCGCGAAGAACTCCTTGAGGCGCTCCTCCAGCGCATCAAGGGCCCGGACTTCCCGAGCGGTGCGACGATTCTCGGCCACCGCGGGATCGAGGACGCCTACCGCACAGGCCGCGGGTCGATCACGATGCGCGCCGTCGTCAACGTCGAGGAAATCCAAGGCCGTACGTGCCTTGTCGTCACCGAGCTGCCGTACATGGCGAACCCGGACAACCTCGCGATGAAGATCGCGGAACTCGTCAAGGACGGGAAGCTCCACGGCATCGCGGACCTCCGCGACGAGACCTCGGGCCGGACGGGCCAGCGCCTCGTGATCGTCCTCAAGCGGGACGCTGTCGCGAAGGTCGTGCTCAACAACCTGTACAAGCACACGCAGCTGCAGGACAACTTCCCCGCGAATATGCTCGCGATCGTCGACGGAGTGCCGCGCACGCTCTCGCTCGATGCGTTCGTCCGCCACTGGGTGACCCACCAGATCGACGTGATCGTGCGCCGTACGCAGTTCCGGCTGCGGAAGGCCGAGGAGGAGATCCACATCCTCCGCGGTCTGCTCAAGGCCCTCGACATGCTCGACGAGGTCATCGCCCTCATCCGCCGCTCCCCGACGGTGGAAGAAGCGCGCGACGGCCTCATGGCCCTTCTCGAGATCGACGAGCTCCAAGCGCGCGCGATCCTCGACATGCAGCTCCGCCGCCTCGCGGCCCTCGAACGGCAGAAGATCCAGGACCGCAACGACGAGCTCGAGGCCCAGATTGCGGAGTACCGCCAGATCCTCGCGGATCCGGCGCGGCAGCGGGCGATCATCTCCGAGGAGCTCGGCACGATCGTCGAAAAGTACGGCGACGACCGCCGGACGCGGATCCTCGCGGGCTTCGACGGCGAGATGAGCGTCGAGGACCTCATCCCCGAAGAGGAGATGGTCGTGACCATCACTCGCGGCGGTTACGTCAAGCGCACGCGCAGCGACCAGTACCGGCAGCAGGGCCGGGGCGGCAAGGGAGTCCGCGGCGCCCAGCTGCGCGGGGACGACGTCGTCGAGCACTTCTTCGTCACGACCACGCACCACTGGCTCCTGTTCTTCACGAACCTCGGCCGCGTGTACCGTGCGAAGGCCTATGAGCTCGCCGAGGGCGGTCGCGACGCGAAGGGCCAGCACGTTGCGAACGTCCTCGCGTTCCAGCCCGACGAGCACATTGCCCAGGTCCTCGACCTCCGGGACTACCAGCAGGCCCCCTACCTCGTGCTGGCCACGAAGGGCGGTCTCGTGAAGAAGACGCGGCTCGAGGACTACGACACGAACCGCACTGCGGGCGTCATCGCGATCAACCTGCGGGACGGTGACGAACTCGTCTCCGCCCAGCTCGTCTCCGAGACCGACGATCTCATGCTCGTTTCCCGGCACGGCCAGTCCGTCCGCTTCACGGCGGACGACGACGCGCTGCGCCCCATGGGCCGCGCTACGAGCGGCGTGACTGGCATGAAGTTCCGGGACGACGACGAACTTCTCGCCGCGAACGTCGTACAGGAGGACTCGTACGTCTTCATAGTGACCGAGGCCGGCTACGCGAAGAAGACGGCGGTCGACGAGTACCGGCGTCAGGGCCGCGGCGGGCTCGGCATCAAGGTAGGGAAGTACCAGGAAGGCCGTGGCCACCTCATGGGTGCGCTCATCGTCAACGACGAGGACGAGGTCCTCGTCGTGATGGAAGGCGGCAAGGTCGTCCGGTCTGCTGTCTCGGGCGTCCCGGCGACGGGACGTGACACGATGGGCGTCATTTTCGCCCGTCCTGACGACGGCGATCGCATCATCGCCGTGGCGAGGAACACGGAGCGTGGGCTCACCGAGGCCGTCGAGGGCGAGGTAGTCGATGCCGAGATCGAACCGGTCGACGACAGCGAGCAGGCTCAGGATGCCGTAACGTTGACCGGAGACTCTGTCGAGAACCCCGGAGGTAACGAGTGA
- a CDS encoding DMT family transporter: MTLLLAALGVLGVSSSGPLIAATLAGSSVTALAIAFWRNAIAAVVMAAPVALREPRQFRQLGRREYLWSSLAGVALAFHFVCFILSLTLTSVAAATALVCLQSGWIAVFSLLRGRRLPRAVVVGLGVSFVGVVAITGLDVGGSHEALLGDLLAVAGGILAGLYTMAGGQARQTMGTGTYTALCYGVCAAIVAVLALISGQRLAGFEPIGWAGIFAITLAAQIVGHTAFNHLVATLSPLVVSMIILLEIPGAAILAGVFLHQVLPAGTYAGLTCILAGLAIVVLGQRRARREQALEPGLGAD, encoded by the coding sequence GTGACCCTCCTTCTCGCGGCCCTTGGCGTGCTCGGCGTCTCTTCGTCGGGGCCCCTCATTGCAGCCACTCTCGCCGGCAGCTCGGTGACGGCCCTCGCCATCGCCTTCTGGCGCAACGCCATCGCAGCCGTCGTGATGGCCGCGCCGGTGGCTCTTCGCGAGCCACGCCAGTTCCGGCAGCTGGGACGGCGCGAGTACCTGTGGTCGTCTCTCGCGGGCGTCGCGCTCGCGTTCCACTTCGTGTGCTTCATCCTCTCGCTGACGCTGACCTCGGTCGCGGCGGCGACGGCCCTCGTGTGCCTGCAGTCGGGGTGGATTGCCGTCTTCTCGCTCCTGCGCGGGCGGCGGCTTCCGCGGGCCGTGGTCGTGGGCCTCGGCGTCTCCTTCGTGGGTGTTGTCGCCATTACCGGATTGGACGTGGGTGGCTCGCACGAGGCCCTGCTCGGGGATCTGCTCGCGGTTGCCGGCGGGATTCTCGCAGGGCTCTACACGATGGCAGGAGGACAAGCCCGCCAAACCATGGGCACGGGCACCTACACGGCGCTTTGCTACGGCGTGTGTGCGGCGATCGTCGCGGTGCTCGCCCTCATCTCGGGGCAGCGTCTGGCCGGCTTCGAGCCAATCGGCTGGGCCGGGATCTTCGCGATCACGCTCGCAGCGCAGATTGTGGGCCACACGGCCTTCAACCATCTGGTCGCGACGCTGAGCCCGCTTGTCGTGTCGATGATCATCCTGCTCGAGATCCCCGGAGCCGCGATCCTCGCGGGGGTCTTCCTCCACCAGGTCCTGCCGGCGGGGACGTACGCGGGGCTCACCTGCATCCTGGCGGGGCTCGCCATCGTCGTGCTCGGGCAGCGGCGGGCCAGGCGCGAGCAGGCACTCGAGCCGGGGCTCGGCGCGGATTAG
- a CDS encoding glycosyltransferase produces the protein MVPEPALSSSTYAIGRPSVSIVIPAYNEESVIRQCVTAAIYQSVPALEIIVVDNLSTDATAEIVGQLQQEYPEAGIRLLSQNAEQGLIPTRNFGLDAAQGDIIGRIDADSLLEPDWVEEVIWAFADPTVQAATGPVVYYDMPMRRFGLKADDKVRQLMLRLARHQYHFLFGSNMAMRKSAWEKIRGEVCLDENDEMHEDIDLSLHLAEHDMRIQYWPEMVSGMSARRLEDSPRDYRYYVTRFDRTYKAHNVKKIALKAPMVVFFSIYFPAKLLRALHTANSSSPVKRAGIG, from the coding sequence ATGGTCCCCGAACCCGCCCTCTCCTCGTCGACCTACGCGATCGGACGCCCGAGCGTCTCGATTGTCATCCCCGCTTACAACGAGGAGAGCGTGATCCGGCAGTGCGTCACTGCGGCGATCTACCAGTCGGTGCCAGCGCTTGAGATCATCGTCGTCGACAACCTGAGCACGGACGCCACAGCGGAGATTGTCGGCCAACTTCAACAGGAGTACCCCGAAGCGGGAATCCGCCTCCTCAGCCAGAACGCAGAGCAGGGGCTGATCCCCACTCGGAACTTCGGGCTCGACGCTGCGCAGGGTGACATCATCGGTCGTATCGACGCCGATTCCCTGCTCGAACCGGACTGGGTCGAGGAGGTCATCTGGGCTTTTGCGGACCCCACAGTGCAGGCCGCCACGGGGCCGGTCGTGTACTACGACATGCCGATGCGCCGCTTCGGACTCAAAGCCGACGACAAGGTGCGGCAGCTCATGCTCAGGCTTGCCAGGCACCAGTACCATTTCCTCTTCGGCTCGAACATGGCGATGCGCAAGAGCGCGTGGGAAAAGATTCGGGGCGAGGTCTGCCTGGACGAGAACGATGAGATGCACGAGGACATCGACCTGTCCCTGCATCTCGCCGAGCACGATATGCGCATCCAGTACTGGCCCGAGATGGTTTCCGGCATGTCTGCGCGCCGCCTCGAGGACTCTCCGCGGGACTACCGGTACTACGTGACACGGTTCGACCGCACCTACAAGGCGCACAACGTCAAGAAGATCGCGCTCAAGGCGCCGATGGTCGTCTTCTTCTCCATCTACTTCCCAGCGAAGCTGCTCCGCGCCCTGCACACCGCGAACTCCTCGTCCCCGGTCAAGCGCGCCGGCATCGGCTAA
- a CDS encoding DLW-39 family protein — MKKLIALAIAAAAGAFVVKKMQESEAQKKVWSTTTDNVE, encoded by the coding sequence TTGAAGAAGCTGATTGCACTCGCGATCGCTGCTGCTGCAGGCGCCTTTGTTGTCAAGAAGATGCAGGAATCCGAAGCCCAGAAGAAGGTCTGGAGCACCACGACGGACAACGTCGAGTAG
- a CDS encoding rhomboid family intramembrane serine protease: MSYGMPPAEPAAPPVCPRHPDRVSYVRCQRCGRPACPDCQRPAAVGIQCVDCVRELAAQGPRGPYGGSLRRSGQPIVTWSIIGVCVLVYILEWLLPNDVVFQDFAYATVFTGVEPWRMLTSAFLHSQSFILHIGLNMYTLWIFGRVLEPVLGRWRYLMVYLISALGGSVGFFLLTPVSMTAVIGASGAIFGLFGALFVVVRQRGGSVRQLLVLIALNAVLGFVVPGIAWQAHLGGLVTGGLTTAIIAYAPRGRYRLAVQVGGLLAVVALLVIITAVRVGALGLSQTAVVGA; the protein is encoded by the coding sequence ATGAGCTACGGAATGCCCCCCGCTGAGCCGGCCGCTCCGCCGGTATGTCCGCGCCATCCGGACCGCGTCTCCTATGTGAGGTGTCAGCGGTGCGGGCGTCCGGCATGCCCGGACTGCCAGCGGCCGGCCGCGGTGGGCATCCAATGCGTCGACTGCGTGCGCGAACTCGCGGCGCAAGGGCCTCGCGGCCCCTACGGTGGAAGCCTCCGCCGCTCAGGTCAGCCCATCGTGACCTGGTCGATCATCGGCGTGTGTGTCTTGGTCTACATCCTCGAGTGGCTGTTGCCCAACGACGTCGTCTTCCAGGACTTCGCGTATGCGACCGTCTTCACCGGTGTCGAGCCGTGGCGCATGCTCACGAGCGCCTTCCTGCACTCGCAGAGCTTCATCCTCCACATCGGTCTCAACATGTACACCCTGTGGATCTTCGGGCGAGTGCTTGAGCCAGTCCTCGGGCGCTGGCGCTATCTGATGGTGTACCTGATCTCCGCCCTCGGCGGCTCGGTCGGATTCTTCCTCTTGACCCCGGTTTCCATGACCGCCGTGATTGGGGCCTCCGGCGCGATCTTCGGGCTCTTCGGCGCGCTCTTCGTCGTCGTCCGCCAGCGGGGAGGCAGCGTCCGCCAGCTCCTCGTGCTCATCGCCCTCAATGCGGTCTTGGGGTTCGTCGTCCCCGGAATCGCTTGGCAGGCGCACTTGGGCGGGCTTGTCACGGGAGGGCTGACGACGGCGATCATCGCCTACGCGCCCCGCGGCCGGTATCGGCTCGCCGTTCAGGTCGGCGGATTGCTCGCGGTGGTGGCGCTGCTCGTGATTATCACCGCTGTCAGAGTTGGCGCCCTCGGCCTCTCACAGACGGCTGTCGTCGGCGCCTAA
- a CDS encoding DUF3566 domain-containing protein: MSTPENEARPGGYQVTPPARPPQRPAAAPASSGGYQARGAQAPAAATQRPSVSPAGAGQRPAARPAQRPPLGGAPTQGLVRPAPKAKQRRARLLVSKVDPWSVLKMAFLLSVALGIVTVVASIVLWTVLDITGIFDKINGLLGQVAGSESGGFDLRKVASLGQVASFATIIAVVNVVLLTALSMLTAVLYNLASALVGGIGVTLTDD, encoded by the coding sequence GTGAGCACGCCCGAGAACGAAGCCCGTCCCGGGGGCTATCAGGTGACCCCACCGGCCCGGCCCCCGCAGCGGCCGGCCGCGGCACCGGCGTCGTCCGGAGGCTACCAGGCCCGCGGCGCGCAGGCTCCTGCAGCTGCGACCCAGAGGCCCAGCGTCAGCCCGGCGGGAGCGGGGCAGCGCCCGGCAGCCCGTCCGGCTCAGCGGCCTCCCCTCGGCGGTGCCCCGACTCAGGGCCTCGTTCGTCCGGCGCCCAAGGCCAAGCAGCGGCGCGCCCGCCTCCTGGTGAGCAAGGTCGATCCGTGGTCGGTTCTCAAGATGGCGTTCCTCCTCTCGGTCGCCCTCGGGATCGTGACCGTTGTGGCGTCGATCGTCCTGTGGACCGTCCTCGACATCACGGGCATCTTCGACAAGATCAACGGACTGCTCGGCCAGGTTGCTGGTTCGGAGAGCGGCGGCTTCGACCTCCGCAAGGTCGCCTCGCTCGGCCAGGTCGCCTCGTTTGCGACCATCATCGCCGTCGTCAACGTGGTGCTGCTCACGGCACTGTCGATGCTCACGGCGGTGCTCTACAACCTTGCTTCGGCTCTCGTCGGGGGCATCGGAGTCACCCTCACGGACGACTGA
- a CDS encoding peptidylprolyl isomerase — protein sequence MSANATAKATIHTNHGDIVVNLFGNHAPKTVKNFVGLATGEQSWTHPETGEDKTGTPLYNGTIFHRIIKDFMIQGGDPLGKGIGGPGYRFDDEIHPELNFKEPYKLAMANAGVQGGKGTNGSQFFITTVDTSWLYGKHTIFGEVADEQSKKVVDEIEGVRTGLQDRPVEDVVISSIDVETL from the coding sequence ATGAGTGCTAATGCAACCGCCAAGGCCACCATCCACACGAACCACGGGGACATCGTGGTCAACCTTTTTGGCAATCACGCGCCGAAGACCGTGAAGAACTTCGTGGGACTCGCAACGGGCGAGCAGTCCTGGACCCACCCGGAGACCGGCGAGGACAAGACGGGAACGCCTCTCTACAACGGCACGATCTTCCACCGCATCATCAAGGACTTCATGATCCAGGGCGGCGATCCGCTCGGGAAGGGCATCGGAGGCCCCGGCTACCGTTTCGACGACGAGATCCATCCGGAGCTGAACTTCAAGGAGCCGTACAAGCTCGCCATGGCGAACGCCGGCGTCCAGGGCGGCAAGGGAACCAACGGCTCGCAGTTCTTCATCACGACCGTCGACACGAGCTGGCTCTACGGCAAGCACACCATCTTCGGCGAGGTTGCAGACGAGCAGTCGAAGAAGGTCGTGGACGAGATCGAGGGTGTCCGCACGGGCCTTCAGGATCGTCCTGTTGAGGACGTTGTGATCAGCTCGATCGACGTCGAGACGCTCTAA